In Thermocrinis minervae, a single genomic region encodes these proteins:
- a CDS encoding polyprenyl synthetase family protein produces MITIRDLDRALLEYLGADVEDVANVAQYIISAGGKRIRPTFFFLITQMLEGDQEKVLPLCVGIEYIHVASLLHDDVVDGAQTRRGKKSANLVFGNGVSVLGGDYMYARALWLYSKFGNMESIRILSQAVMDMSQAQVLELKSIGKLIDEETYFRIIDGKTASLFGATFSIASLMAGREDYEDFYQVGMAVGRAFQLMDDALDYVGSEDKLGKPVANDLREGKCTYPLISILGFLDVKSVQEAFMSKDVEWLRKKVIELGGVEKTKERARQEIEKALNFFRNFENSEEVVKLIITVVERDF; encoded by the coding sequence ATGATCACCATCAGAGATTTAGACAGAGCTCTTCTTGAATATCTGGGGGCAGACGTAGAAGATGTGGCTAATGTAGCCCAGTACATAATCTCTGCAGGTGGCAAAAGGATAAGGCCAACGTTCTTCTTCTTGATAACCCAAATGCTTGAAGGAGATCAGGAGAAGGTTTTACCCCTTTGCGTAGGTATAGAGTACATACACGTGGCTTCACTTCTGCACGATGATGTAGTGGATGGTGCTCAAACAAGGAGGGGTAAAAAATCGGCCAACCTGGTGTTTGGCAACGGTGTTTCTGTGCTAGGTGGAGACTACATGTATGCTAGAGCTCTTTGGCTCTACAGCAAGTTTGGAAACATGGAAAGCATAAGGATACTAAGCCAAGCTGTCATGGATATGTCACAAGCTCAGGTGCTTGAACTCAAGAGTATAGGCAAGCTCATAGACGAGGAGACTTACTTTAGGATAATAGACGGTAAGACAGCATCCCTCTTTGGTGCTACCTTTTCCATAGCTTCACTCATGGCAGGCAGGGAAGACTATGAGGACTTTTACCAAGTTGGTATGGCCGTAGGGAGGGCCTTTCAGCTCATGGACGATGCCCTTGATTACGTAGGATCAGAGGACAAGCTAGGGAAGCCTGTGGCAAATGATCTGAGGGAAGGCAAATGTACATACCCCCTTATTAGCATACTTGGGTTCTTGGACGTTAAAAGTGTGCAAGAGGCCTTTATGTCAAAGGATGTGGAGTGGTTAAGGAAAAAAGTTATAGAACTTGGAGGTGTGGAGAAGACTAAGGAAAGAGCACGCCAGGAGATAGAAAAGGCTTTGAACTTCTTTAGGAATTTTGAAAACTCGGAAGAGGTAGTAAAGCTTATAATAACAGTTGTTGAAAGGGACTTTTGA
- the murJ gene encoding murein biosynthesis integral membrane protein MurJ: MNLIKHGLAFSIGTLISRVLGYVRDATIAYFFGSSRVTDAFFIAFRIPNTLRRLLGEGGFNAAFIPIYAKVMKENREKGFLSSVFTYYTLISLFVTLLGIAFAPWVVSIIAPGIKGRDYYELTVFFTRWVFSYLFFIGLSSFFMGVLNVRGVFFIPAFAQAVYNFAFSLIVATTTHMFGYVSLIVGTLVGGFLQLMVHLPYLFTKKVKLGVSFKLYEEEKELLKRLGPALLGFGVAQLSFFIDTFLASFLKVGSVSYLYYANRIFQLPLGAVSVGMANSLLSALSLGEDKKSRTTLAVRFIVIISLPASLGMMLISEEIVSLLYGRGRFTPEDVHTTAKVLSAYSLGLLFFSLQKLLSATFFAEGDTKTPVKSLTISILVEGLSASIYAFVLGMGVVGLALGTSTSSLAGFVYLLGKRKRGYIEFREVISSIYKSAVACGLMAAFLYVFHFHTLLRILTAALVYFLTLLLLREDMLVSLLKKLWR, from the coding sequence ATGAACCTCATAAAGCACGGCCTTGCCTTTTCCATAGGCACCCTCATAAGCAGGGTTTTAGGTTACGTCAGAGATGCAACCATAGCTTACTTCTTTGGTTCAAGCCGCGTAACGGACGCTTTTTTTATTGCCTTCAGGATACCAAACACCTTAAGGAGACTGTTGGGAGAAGGTGGTTTCAACGCAGCTTTTATACCTATATACGCTAAGGTCATGAAGGAAAACAGAGAAAAGGGATTTCTGTCATCTGTGTTTACCTACTACACCCTCATATCCCTATTTGTCACTCTGCTTGGGATAGCTTTTGCTCCATGGGTGGTGAGTATCATAGCTCCAGGTATAAAGGGAAGGGATTACTACGAGCTTACCGTTTTTTTTACAAGGTGGGTTTTTTCCTATCTTTTCTTTATAGGTCTTAGCAGCTTCTTTATGGGTGTTCTCAACGTAAGGGGAGTCTTCTTCATTCCGGCCTTTGCTCAGGCCGTTTACAATTTCGCCTTTTCTTTGATAGTGGCCACTACCACACACATGTTTGGTTATGTATCCCTCATAGTAGGCACCCTTGTGGGTGGATTCTTACAGCTTATGGTTCATCTTCCTTACCTGTTCACTAAGAAGGTGAAACTCGGAGTGTCCTTTAAGCTTTACGAGGAGGAAAAGGAACTCCTCAAAAGGTTGGGACCGGCCTTACTCGGCTTTGGTGTTGCCCAGCTTTCCTTTTTCATAGACACCTTTTTAGCTTCCTTCCTAAAGGTTGGGTCTGTCTCGTACCTGTACTACGCCAACAGGATATTCCAGCTTCCTCTAGGTGCTGTATCTGTAGGTATGGCCAATTCTCTACTGTCCGCACTTTCTTTGGGTGAGGACAAGAAGAGCAGGACTACCCTAGCCGTAAGGTTTATAGTCATCATATCCCTTCCGGCCAGCTTGGGTATGATGCTTATCTCTGAAGAGATAGTATCATTGCTTTACGGCAGAGGTAGGTTTACTCCTGAGGACGTACACACTACGGCCAAGGTCCTTTCAGCATATAGCTTGGGACTTCTGTTCTTCTCACTGCAAAAGCTACTTAGTGCCACCTTTTTCGCAGAAGGAGATACTAAGACACCAGTAAAAAGTTTGACGATCTCAATACTCGTAGAAGGTCTTAGTGCTTCCATTTATGCCTTTGTTCTAGGCATGGGTGTTGTAGGGCTTGCTCTGGGAACTTCCACCTCTTCCTTGGCGGGCTTTGTCTATCTCCTAGGAAAAAGAAAAAGAGGGTACATAGAGTTTAGAGAGGTAATCTCCTCCATATACAAAAGCGCAGTCGCGTGCGGCCTCATGGCCGCCTTCCTATACGTGTTCCACTTTCACACGCTACTGCGTATCCTAACAGCCGCCTTAGTCTACTTCCTTACCCTCCTCCTTCTAAGGGAGGATATGCTAGTTAGCTTGCTTAAGAAGCTTTGGCGCTAA
- the rpsT gene encoding 30S ribosomal protein S20, whose product MPNTRQAAKRMRRDARRRERNRMHLSRMRTYIKKFRKLVEEGKLDEAKNFLPEVVSIIQHTASKGVITKREAARRVSRVYKLLNKALSAKAS is encoded by the coding sequence ATGCCCAACACGAGACAAGCTGCAAAGCGTATGAGGAGAGATGCCAGAAGAAGGGAAAGAAACAGGATGCATCTTTCTAGGATGAGGACGTACATAAAGAAGTTTAGGAAGTTAGTAGAAGAAGGAAAGTTGGATGAAGCTAAAAACTTCCTGCCTGAGGTTGTGTCCATAATACAGCACACTGCAAGCAAAGGCGTTATAACGAAAAGAGAGGCTGCAAGAAGAGTGTCTAGAGTTTACAAACTTCTAAACAAGGCTCTTAGCGCCAAAGCTTCTTAA
- the hisA gene encoding 1-(5-phosphoribosyl)-5-[(5-phosphoribosylamino)methylideneamino]imidazole-4-carboxamide isomerase produces the protein MKDFIIPAIDIKEGQVVRLFKGDFDKIKRYSRSPEEMAMIYADAGIRRIHVVDLDGSLEGVPVNLESIRNIRRVFNGIVQVGGGIRSLKTVDILFEEGIDYVVIGTLAIKNPEEFTKIVNIYPHRVILSVDSKKGRVAIGGWKEESSLTPQELASMYDKLPIWGYLYTDIERDGTLKGVRVDIYREFKEYTQKPVLASGGVASMEDVKALMCCADGVVVGKAIYEGLIDIFRL, from the coding sequence ATGAAGGACTTTATCATACCAGCCATAGACATAAAGGAAGGACAGGTGGTAAGACTCTTCAAGGGTGACTTTGATAAGATCAAAAGATACTCAAGATCTCCAGAGGAGATGGCCATGATATACGCAGACGCTGGGATAAGAAGAATACACGTAGTGGACTTAGACGGATCCCTGGAGGGAGTGCCAGTAAACCTAGAAAGCATACGGAACATTAGAAGGGTGTTCAACGGTATAGTACAGGTAGGCGGTGGTATAAGGTCCTTAAAGACTGTAGATATCCTCTTTGAAGAGGGTATAGACTACGTAGTCATAGGGACGCTTGCTATCAAAAATCCTGAAGAGTTTACCAAAATAGTAAACATCTACCCACATAGGGTTATCCTATCTGTAGATTCCAAGAAGGGAAGGGTAGCTATAGGCGGTTGGAAGGAGGAAAGCTCTCTAACACCCCAAGAGCTTGCCAGCATGTACGATAAGCTTCCCATATGGGGATACCTCTACACAGACATAGAGAGGGATGGTACTCTAAAGGGTGTCAGGGTAGATATATACAGAGAGTTTAAAGAGTACACTCAAAAGCCCGTGCTTGCCTCTGGAGGTGTAGCCTCTATGGAGGATGTGAAGGCACTCATGTGCTGCGCTGACGGTGTGGTGGTAGGCAAAGCCATCTACGAAGGCCTGATAGATATATTTAGGTTATGA
- the hemH gene encoding ferrochelatase has product MKIGVILFNMGGPDSLEAVKPFLYNLFSDSDIVRFPKLLQKPLAFLISTLRARKTKKYYELMGGKSPQKEQTQKQAEKLQEMLGDDYKVVVALRYWHPFTEEALQELFKEPIRALVLLPLYPQYSRTTTGSSFNEFDRVFRKIFKGKSGRYMVLSTLKGQERPYYYSSFIPIVKVNCYYNHPTYIKAMVENIREHLPDWKEYFFLFTAHSLPVKVVQEGDPYQKQTEETVRLIMEHFPGVRYALGYQSKVGPTKWLEPFTDELLKDVVRSGVKKIALIPVSFTCEHSETLYELDHLYGNMARQMGVNSFVRIPTLQTHPLYIKALAELVHTAESLIS; this is encoded by the coding sequence ATGAAAATCGGTGTAATTCTCTTTAACATGGGAGGACCAGACAGCCTAGAGGCCGTAAAACCTTTCCTGTACAACCTTTTCTCCGACAGTGACATAGTGAGATTTCCCAAGCTTCTACAAAAGCCTCTAGCTTTTCTAATATCCACCTTGCGAGCAAGGAAAACGAAAAAATACTACGAGCTAATGGGCGGTAAGTCTCCTCAGAAGGAACAAACTCAAAAGCAAGCTGAAAAGCTCCAGGAGATGCTTGGAGATGATTACAAGGTAGTGGTAGCCTTACGTTATTGGCATCCTTTCACAGAAGAAGCCTTACAGGAGCTTTTCAAAGAACCCATAAGGGCCCTAGTCCTCCTACCTCTATACCCCCAATACAGCAGAACTACAACAGGATCTTCTTTTAACGAGTTTGACAGGGTATTTCGAAAGATATTCAAAGGTAAAAGCGGAAGGTATATGGTACTTTCAACTCTTAAGGGTCAAGAGAGACCTTACTACTATAGTTCTTTCATACCCATAGTAAAGGTAAACTGCTACTATAACCATCCTACTTACATAAAGGCCATGGTAGAGAACATAAGGGAACACCTTCCTGACTGGAAGGAGTATTTTTTCCTCTTCACAGCCCACAGCCTTCCTGTAAAGGTAGTTCAGGAAGGAGATCCCTACCAGAAGCAGACAGAAGAAACTGTAAGGCTCATAATGGAACACTTCCCTGGCGTCAGGTACGCTCTAGGCTACCAGAGTAAGGTAGGTCCTACTAAATGGCTTGAACCTTTTACCGATGAACTTCTCAAGGATGTGGTAAGGTCAGGAGTCAAGAAGATAGCCCTGATACCCGTTTCCTTTACATGTGAGCATTCGGAAACACTCTACGAGCTAGATCATCTTTATGGAAACATGGCACGACAGATGGGAGTAAACAGCTTCGTAAGGATCCCTACCCTTCAGACACACCCCCTCTACATAAAGGCTCTTGCGGAGCTGGTTCATACAGCCGAAAGCCTAATATCTTGA
- a CDS encoding ABC transporter ATP-binding protein produces MEILRLENISKRVAQEEILKDINLTVEKGDFVAIVGASGSGKSSLLYIMGLLDAPTHGYVYLDGKRVDFSDRSQIDRIRNEKLGFVFQFHYILPEFTLLENVMLPMLKAGKNIRYARERAMELLSSLGLSGKENRKSYQVSGGELQRTAIARALANDPEILLADEPTGNLDSTNTKKVMDIFMEINRRGTTIVMVTHERDLAAMCKRVVEMKDGRIVQDIRLSAV; encoded by the coding sequence ATGGAGATACTCAGGTTAGAAAACATAAGCAAGAGAGTGGCACAGGAGGAGATACTCAAGGACATAAACTTAACAGTAGAGAAGGGTGACTTTGTAGCCATAGTTGGTGCCTCTGGCTCTGGTAAGAGCTCACTCCTTTACATAATGGGCTTGCTGGATGCACCTACACATGGTTATGTTTACCTGGATGGTAAGAGGGTGGACTTTTCAGACAGATCCCAGATTGATAGGATACGTAATGAAAAGCTGGGCTTTGTATTCCAGTTTCATTACATACTTCCTGAGTTTACACTCCTGGAGAACGTTATGCTTCCCATGCTCAAGGCAGGTAAGAATATAAGGTATGCGAGAGAAAGAGCTATGGAGCTACTCTCATCCCTTGGTCTTTCTGGGAAGGAGAACAGGAAGTCTTATCAAGTTTCTGGTGGAGAGCTTCAAAGGACAGCCATAGCCAGGGCTCTGGCCAACGATCCAGAGATACTTCTGGCTGACGAGCCTACTGGTAACCTGGACAGCACCAACACTAAAAAAGTGATGGATATCTTTATGGAAATAAACAGGCGAGGTACTACCATAGTGATGGTAACCCACGAGAGGGATCTGGCTGCTATGTGCAAAAGGGTAGTTGAGATGAAGGATGGGAGGATAGTTCAAGATATTAGGCTTTCGGCTGTATGA
- the hemL gene encoding glutamate-1-semialdehyde 2,1-aminomutase: MNLNRVLHEQARNLMPGGVSSPVRAFKAVGGDPIIVQKALGSRIWDVEGKEYIDYLCSWGPLILGHAHPRVVSAIKRQAELGLSYGLTNVHEIELAKLVVELMPSVEMVRFVSSGTEATMSAIRLARGYTGRKYVIKFDGCYHGHVDSLLVKAGSGVATLAIPGTPGIPEEIANLTIVLPYNNLEAVKETFEKYQDQIACIIVEPVAGNMGVVPPEKGFLEGLREITLKYGALLIFDEVITNFRLSLGGAQEYYGVQPDITCMGKILGGGMPLGAYGGKKEIMEKVAPEGPVYQAGTLSGNPLSMVAGIETLKELIETKPYERLRKLTQRLTSGISEILSRKGIAHTINQVESMFTVFFTEGPVKDYESAKRSDLDTFAKFFRALLERGILFSPAQFEAWFLSVAHTDADVDLTLERIEDAVRGL; the protein is encoded by the coding sequence ATGAATCTTAACAGAGTGTTACACGAGCAGGCAAGGAACCTGATGCCTGGTGGTGTGAGTTCTCCTGTAAGAGCCTTCAAGGCTGTAGGCGGCGATCCCATAATAGTGCAAAAAGCCTTAGGTTCAAGGATATGGGACGTAGAAGGTAAGGAGTACATAGACTATCTGTGTTCCTGGGGACCACTCATCCTCGGCCATGCTCATCCGAGGGTGGTATCGGCCATAAAAAGACAAGCAGAGCTTGGTCTCTCTTACGGTCTTACCAACGTCCACGAGATAGAGCTCGCAAAGCTGGTAGTAGAGCTTATGCCTTCCGTGGAGATGGTGAGGTTTGTGTCCTCTGGAACAGAGGCTACCATGTCAGCTATAAGACTGGCCAGAGGCTACACAGGCAGGAAGTATGTGATCAAGTTTGACGGATGCTACCATGGACATGTAGACAGCCTTTTAGTGAAGGCAGGTTCTGGCGTTGCTACCCTTGCCATACCAGGAACACCGGGAATACCTGAGGAGATAGCCAACCTTACCATAGTGCTACCCTACAACAACCTTGAAGCTGTAAAGGAAACCTTTGAGAAATACCAAGATCAGATAGCTTGCATCATAGTAGAGCCAGTAGCCGGAAACATGGGAGTAGTACCCCCAGAAAAGGGTTTTCTGGAAGGCCTAAGGGAGATAACACTAAAGTATGGAGCCCTTCTTATATTTGACGAGGTGATCACTAACTTCAGGCTATCCTTAGGTGGTGCCCAAGAGTATTACGGAGTGCAGCCAGACATAACGTGTATGGGTAAGATACTGGGTGGTGGCATGCCACTCGGTGCTTACGGAGGAAAGAAGGAGATAATGGAGAAGGTAGCACCTGAGGGACCTGTATACCAAGCAGGAACCCTATCTGGAAACCCTCTTTCCATGGTTGCAGGTATAGAAACCCTAAAGGAGCTGATCGAGACAAAACCCTACGAAAGACTAAGAAAGCTAACTCAAAGGCTTACATCTGGAATAAGCGAAATACTAAGCAGGAAAGGTATAGCACACACCATAAACCAAGTGGAATCTATGTTTACCGTCTTCTTCACAGAAGGACCAGTAAAGGACTATGAATCAGCAAAAAGGTCAGACCTTGACACCTTTGCAAAGTTCTTCAGGGCACTGTTAGAAAGAGGTATACTCTTCTCACCTGCCCAGTTTGAAGCCTGGTTCTTGAGCGTAGCTCATACGGACGCAGACGTAGACTTAACCTTAGAAAGGATAGAGGATGCTGTAAGGGGGTTGTAG
- a CDS encoding DUF167 domain-containing protein: MMIKVVAKPKAKVEYVKKLSEDEYEVAVKEPPEDGKANKRIVELLAEYFKKPKSSIKLIKGHSSRVKTFSVE, encoded by the coding sequence ATGATGATCAAAGTGGTGGCCAAGCCAAAGGCAAAAGTGGAGTATGTTAAAAAGCTCTCAGAAGATGAATACGAAGTCGCCGTCAAAGAACCACCGGAGGATGGAAAGGCCAACAAGAGGATAGTAGAGCTGCTAGCAGAGTACTTCAAAAAGCCAAAGAGTTCCATAAAACTCATAAAAGGACACAGTAGCAGGGTAAAGACCTTTAGCGTAGAATGA
- a CDS encoding UbiX family flavin prenyltransferase, protein MNHLVVCITGASGAVYGYRLLQILKSLSYKVDLIVSSSGYTVLKEELGKSAQDLKEEFPDFELIHEKDFLHPVASGSRLVKYKGVVVAPCSMSTLGCVANGINQNLIHRVCEVALKERVPLVLLVREAPYSLIHVENMKKVIAAGAIVIPASPGFYNKPKSIQDLVDFVVGKILDALRIEHNVFRRWKEGNP, encoded by the coding sequence ATGAACCACCTTGTGGTCTGTATAACTGGTGCAAGCGGAGCAGTATACGGGTACAGACTGCTCCAAATTCTAAAGTCCCTCTCCTACAAAGTGGACTTGATCGTATCCAGCTCTGGTTACACAGTCCTTAAAGAAGAGCTTGGCAAGAGTGCACAGGATCTGAAGGAAGAGTTCCCAGATTTTGAACTTATACACGAGAAGGATTTTTTACATCCTGTAGCCAGCGGGTCAAGGTTGGTAAAGTATAAAGGGGTGGTAGTTGCACCCTGCTCTATGAGTACGCTGGGATGTGTAGCAAACGGGATAAACCAAAACCTTATCCACAGAGTCTGCGAAGTAGCACTAAAGGAACGAGTACCCTTGGTTCTCCTTGTAAGAGAAGCACCCTACTCCCTCATACACGTGGAAAACATGAAAAAGGTTATCGCAGCCGGAGCTATAGTTATTCCAGCAAGTCCAGGCTTTTACAATAAACCTAAGAGCATACAAGACCTAGTAGATTTCGTAGTTGGGAAAATCTTAGACGCCCTTAGGATAGAGCATAACGTTTTTAGAAGATGGAAAGAAGGTAATCCTTGA